Below is a window of Perca fluviatilis chromosome 14, GENO_Pfluv_1.0, whole genome shotgun sequence DNA.
AAAATTTAAGAACAAAATGGAGCAGGGGAGAGAGCGATAGATAGGctgacatgacacacacacacacacgccacccCCGACTTCTCCAAACTACATCCCACTGTTTATGATTTTTAATCGCATTTTTTGGAAGCGGGATTGTGCGCGGACACCATCTGCGGGCAGGGTTAATCTCATTTTAGTGGGGGTGTTTATTAGTGCATTGTTTGTTGATggttatttatttcattaatgTGCCTCTAATTGAGATGGCCGcgagagagaagaggggaaaGAGCGACTGAAAATGGTTGCACGTTATTGACGCACATCATAGGGGCGAGGAGGAAATTCCTCATGAGATAAGACGCAGACGTGTCATCTGGGTTGACCAAAGACACTCCTGTCGCCTTTTCTATAGCCAATGGAATATGTTTAGGGATCCTGGAATGCCCTATTTTTTCTAAATCCACCCAAAATGTCACACTTCTGAGAACGTGTGCAGAGTGGAAGTAGGTTGACATTGCTGGCTTGTCCTGTAAACAGGGATGTTGtgggcttttttttccccttttcttttcttttttcccccacataTTCTCTAAATCAAATAAATCTTAACTACATCCTGTCTTAAGAAATCCTTCTCGAGTTTAAAGCAGATAGATCATCtatggaagaaagaaaagagtcaATTCTGTTGAAATTCTTGTCGAAATTGAGTGACTTTGTGTAAGCGCCGGTGGTAATATCACAAAAACTAAACCTGAAAAGAATCACCTCTCTGTTGGAAAAAGTATCCCTCTACAGGTCCATCTACTTTCCGATACAAGACGATGATTTCACGTTGCAAAGAGGCTACTTATCTGGAACTCACTGTGCTAACAGGCGTGAAACACTGGCcctgtgtaaaaaataaaataaaaataaagagtcTGATGGTTTTGCTTCATTCAGACCTCTCTCTGCTTGTTGTGCTCAAGTAgtatcctcctcctcctcctcctcctcctcctcctcctcctcctccaccatcAATGCTGCTCTCCTCCCCATCtttgtacatactgtactgtacttgaAGGGGCACATACAGCCCATCCAGGTGGCTCTTGAGGAAGAGATTGTATGTGAGGGAGAAAGAGACCGAGGGAGAGAGAGTAAAAAGGGAGAGGAGCGTTAGCACCAATCAAGGCTTCTGATTGATATAATTGGGTCATTAGCGCGCTGCGGGAGAGGCACCTGCTTGCCCTCAGTTAGGGAGAAGCTACTGCATTGTGACATTTTGAGACTGTTGAGAGTTCTGCTGCCTGCTCGGGATTAGCGTGTATTTAGAGCATTAGGGTCCTACTTAAATAGTACGCCACTTGTGCCACTTGTATTGAGTTTGCAGGCCAGTTTCAAACTGACTCTTACAGTAAAAGGGGTGGACAGGTAGATGGTTCGCTTTTTCTTCTAAAACCAGAACCCCTCCCGTGTGCGTTTGGCCAAAATCGAAATCATCATATCGAAAGCAGAGCGAGCAAAGCGGGTCACAACACCAGCGGGTCAAGAAAAAGATAGAGCCGCAGCGGCGCGATCATCAAGAGATGGCGAGCAGAGGGAGCTGAAAGGTGAGTTAGAGAGGCTGAAGGTATTAAGGCGTCAGTATGCTCCAACAGTGTCTGAaacgtcctcctcctcctacacCTTTCCTATGTTCATCCGACAATTTCGGTAACTTTCTGGAATTTACAATCTGGTAAGCACGCCGCAGGTGGACAGGTCTGAGGAGATTAGAAAGGCCGTTTTAAACTTCGCTCAAGCTcaattttttcattcattatacAACTACTTTCGGCACTTTTTACGTGTGCAACCTAGTACAACACTATGAATGCATTCTAGGACAGTCTGCGCCGGATAAATGTGCGCCGTTATCCCCCTATTTAAATGATTATTCGCTCTCACCCTTCTCTATGACAGCGCTTCACCCTGCCATTCAGAACAGCTATGAACACTTCTGCATTCAATGTGGAGCACAAACTAGTTCTTTTTGAGCAGACGCTCACCTTTAGGCTCAGACGCCCTGACATAGAAAACCAAGTTATTTTCTAACCTTATACTGTACACGTACAGTCAAAGTGCCCTTGTGCAAGGTGCTTTGCCCAAATTACAAGCCCCGAGAGGTGTTGATTTAAGTATTGACACTCCCATAtacagtaggggtgggaatcaccagaggcctcacgatacgatatcatcacgatacgatattattgcgattttaaacatattgcaatattcccGAGATTTTTTGCAGTTTATTACCTtattcccaatttcaaattacgtccccaaaaggaaactttgtcaacatctgttttatcttaaagagatacatttctctgcctgttcatctcactttaattttattgctgcaaaatgggattgtcatgcagacaaactgaccaacgcATAGATAATAATacatccatacttggcgtctgtgtatcgatacagtattgccaagAAAAATATGGCGATACTATCGATTTCTTTCCGCCCACccctaatatacagtatataccggTATATAATAAAAGTGTAATTGAGTGTGCCTGGAGCAAGGTTTTACTAAGAAAGAGAACACATGCTCCTCAAATTTCCCCAGGGTAAATAAAGAATCAACCGGTGTTAACAGTTTCTATTTTTCTCTATAGGTGTTCACATGTCTGATACATGTGATACACATATTACACAAGGAGGTCACGGTGTAGGGTCAGCATCCCCGGGGCTTGTGGGTAGTTGgcgtcttgctcaaggacacttcagaGGAAGCGGGTGCTTATTGCTGATTGAagggtttgattttttttctttaaaaaaatacaaaaatccaAATTAGATCATTATTCGACAGCTTTCAGGGCACATTTGGTTTTtggattataaaataaaaacagcatgtAGGCGTTTGTTTCACCTGTGGGATGCATGATTGCCCCTTCCTTTGTTTTTATCTCTCAGCCCCTGCAGGTGGTCTTCAGAGTGCACAGATAAGCCTATCAGAgtgaaaacaaatccagtgaTTTGATTATGACATTTGCATGCTCCGAACCAATTCTTCTTTTAAGGCCTCTATCCTGTAATCCTGAATCAGACGAGTCAGTCAGCGCCTCCGCTCATTGGTTTAGACACAGCACGGCCTGCATGACTTGGAGCGAGAGCCTCGTTACTCTGCCGAGATGCTGTGATGTTTCCAGCGTTCAGATTCACTCGCTCAGATCTGGCACCGCCACGGCAATCCCACTTCGGCGCTGCGCGACTGCGGGGAAGTGTCGGCTCATGTTCTCCGCTGGAGGAGGAATTCATTCAGAAAGAGCAGGAGCAACAGCTTGAGAGGAGATTGAGAGTGGAGGCAGAGTtaagaggagaagaaaggagGTAAGGTTAGTCAGGAAGAAACGGAAAAAAAGCAGTAGGATAGTGTTAAATTAACAGAAGTAGAGCGGGAGATCTAGCAAAAGCGGAGGGCAGATTAGAGTATATGACTGAATGTATCATTTTCACAACTTCTCCTTCATCTGGTTCACAAAATACATATCAAAAAGGCCAATATATTGCTATTTCAAggacattttttccccccaaaacagCACTGCAACTACAATGCCTGTAGTTTTGATTTCAAGGCACAAGTGAGTCCTTTGATAGCAATATTCCTTCCATTGTCAGACCAAAACGATACACAAAAGTTTCTGTACAAAGAATCCACCAGTCACATCTTTACAGTTAGTGGTGGAGGCACAGTGGGAGACTTTCCCCCTTATCACTGCTGAAGATGAAGGGAgggtgtgagccagacaaagTTGGAGCTAAGCAGGGAGTGAAGCAAGGGGTTCAGGGAAAGGTGAAATAAAGGAAATGAATACCGTCTGTGGGGAAGTTCGCCACGTGAGCACGCGATAAAAACATCAGGACCAAATAATACTGTACCACACAGAGAGCGGAcgccccctctcttcctccctcaatCGCTCATCTTCTCTTTCatatgcatttctttttctttttttttttgcggccAATTCTCTCATACACCCACTTATCCCCGAAGGACACATCACCTCTCACACGCTTCATCACATGAGAGTTCAAGTAATACAGCTGGAAGAAAGGTACACTTGTAAGGATTCACTgaagtacacacacaaagacatacacaGCCTCCAGATACACAGTTTACTTTATGCCCTAAGGCCCAGGCCAGAGACCTTGGAGATGCCTATTTTTAGGTACATGGAGAAGGACATgcgcaacaaacacacacatacaggcaccGATAAGAACACAGAGGTAGTAGTGGTCTGTACTCTATTCCCTATTCAGCATCCCTGCAGGCCAGGGTCCTCAACCACCCAAGGGGgtcacaaaataaattgtagcGGTTGTAATATGGTTAACAAGgttggaaagaagaaaaaacaaacctaTTAATGCTACAGAAATTGATGCTTATTTTTCTGTCTCCTTCCTTTTTCCTTGTAAAATACAGCAGCCCTCCTTTAACTATATAGAAATGAAACAACTTAAGAAGGGCAAATCACACTCTTACGATCCACAGACTTAATCATGCAAACTGCGCGAGGGGTTGTAAGTAGGTACTGCTTGGCTATAAAAGCTAAAAAGCCAAAAACACTcatatctctcacacacacacacacacacacacacacacacacacacacacacacacacacacacacacatacattaaaaaACTAAGTGAAAGGTGATCACacccttatttatttttgatgtgTAGCATTCTGGCATGTACAAACATGCATAtagccttcaaaataaaactgtacCACTCAGTggatatttacacaatgacatcaaaaccccccaaaaataaaCTTGTCTGAACATATCACGCTCCTACTTTCTCAGCAACGGTTTATCACGGATGTGATGTATGACTCACCAACCTCCCCTCTTTCCCTCTACACACACCTTGTGACACAAGAGGAGCAATAATTATCAGTATTTAaacaatgcagtttttttttgttgggttgggctaaaaaaagaaagtttgcATAATTGATCTCTGTCATGAAAACTAATATCCAGTTAAGGTAATTCAGTACTTTACATCAGTTATCTCAGTGTCCCCAAAGTTAGACTGTAATTACTGTAATGACAAAATCATGGCAATGTGTAACACAACAAGGACATGCTTTTAAGCTGTCATTACTGTGCGAATTGCAATGATGTTAAACTGGTGAACGCACACTGCAAATTTCAGGGTCAGAGAAAaagcaggagaaaaaaaatctgtaaaagaGCAGTTTAAATccactttaatatatttttttctctctccatacTTGTTGTATCCAGTATCAGTGTGCATCTTACATCAAGACTGACTATGATTTAGGTGGATTACATTTGCACCTCACATCAAAAATGCTTTCCGTGATGATCTTTTAAAATCGGATCTATCCTTCTCTCACAAAACTGCATGCATCTCTTCTTCATACATCCTTTAAACTTGACAGTTAACACCTTGTTGGGCACCTGCACAATCTATTTGGTTGCATTTGCATTTTTGCATTGAAATTGCATCCAGAAATACCTCAAATCTCCAGATTGGGAATTAATTGCCTTTGTTAGTTAAGCGGACAAATGTGTCTTCGACCGTGTCCGGAGGTGGTTTAGGTGAATGGTTCTTCACTGCTTTTCTTGGTTCATTAAAACCTGGGTTTCGTGTGCATCTGCTCCACCTGATTCCAATCTGATTTGTGTCCCTCAGTCGCCCCAACCCCCTTTCCTTGCATCCATTGCTGCACCTTATCTCCTTCTCTCCATCTATccaaattttctttattggcatgacaggGCCGGTGGTTGGCGACAGCCACCGTCACGGTGGAACAATGCGTTGTGATGGTGATATTCATATGATAATGCCATCAGACTTAACACTACTGCAGACACATTGAGATACCCAGTGTCCCTTTTTCTATCTTTCCCctttctgtatctctctctgtctggatGTATTGACTTTTTCAAATGATTTTTAAATCTCTTGTTCTCGCTTCATGTTATGCCCCAGCCTGCCACTCCACCACTCTGatttttctcccattctctGTTCCAGCATGTCTATCTCTTTAcccgattttttccccccccttttCCCCTCAACACCATGCTGGCAATCGCATTAAATCATTTTCTTTCACATGGCTtctgacaatgtttttttttaatgctgccCAGTTTTTAACTGCACTgtatgtttctctctgtctctctttctttccctctgtctGCCTCCTTTCTCATTTCTGCTCTTCGCCATGTTGGCAGGGCCCAATCTACCAGCTGATATCAGCATTCCCTGGCACTCTGCCAACTGGCAACACtgcaggagagaaagaaagagagagggagagaatgaAAGAAAATTAGTGAATAATAGACGGAGGGAGGGAGCGAGCgagagaatgagagggggaTGGGAGGAGTATGAATCaaggaaagaaagacagaggggaaaggaagacagagagagaaagaacaatAATGGTGGATTAAGAAaggactgtctgtgtgtgtgtgtgtgtgtgtggtgtgtgtgtgtgtgtttatgtgattGATATGGTGTGATATCCCTGTGAGTCATAGCTGAGCTAAAATGTCAACCGGCTACATAAGAATCTCTGTCATCCAGGCTCAgtgacacgcacgcacatacgcAAATCCAGCTGatcacataaacacatatgTGACCATACCGCCACGTGAACACAAATATGGGCGACACACCTGCGAACACAGATGTTCCATTGTTTTGCCACAATGATTGATgaccttttgttttgttgtgggcGCCTCTGCTGCTTCTCAACTCCACCAAATGATGGACGAAAACAGCCGATGTGCATAAATCCATTCTAACTGCTGTGCACTCGAAATATTTGGGTGTGTGAGCGTGCTTGCCAAAATGCTTGTGTGTTCAATATGCTGTATATCACACTTTACATTTCAGCTGACTCTGTTATCTGGGTTGATGGTTGCAGTTCAGTCAACACAACAGTAGAATAAGCTTACATTTGTACATTACTTAAACAAGTGACCATGACTAAGCAGTGTATGGGCCAAAGCACCACACCCAGGTTGTAAATTTAACAAATAGCGTTGTGCAGAAGTGcatgcatactgtacatgagtgtgtgtgagtgtgcatgttTGTATACAGTCctgatttaagaaaaaaaatgctgctACTGTATGAGTGCACAGGAAGGGTGTGTGGGGAAGTCAAAACATTGCGCGCCCATCCTGTTTGGGACAGTCCATGTCCTGTGGTGGTGCCCTTAactcctgaacacacacacacacacacacacacacacacacacacacacacacacacacacacacacacacacacacacacacacacacacacatacacacacgctaaTCATCCCATATGTGCTAACAGTATGCTGGAGTGCATTGTGAACACATGCAGGAGGCAGAACAGGTGCACACCTGTTACACATTTAAGCGCATGCATACACCTACACAGACTGAAGAGTAAATGAAGATCAAATAAAGATTTGCTTTGTACTTAACATTTACATGcattaaaacacattcaaaacGCTGCTGGTATCAATATGCGTTTGATTTTCTGCTATTAGCATTTATGATGGAATACATTCAAAGAGTCTTGGTGGAAATTAGTTTTTATCCTGTTTGACAAAAATCTGCTACATGCAGTTCCTCGCTCAATATTTCAAATAAAAGCATTTATGCCTACATTGACACTAATATTGCTAATTTAGTAAAATAAAGTCTTTAGTCAGATAATAGCTTCAATAATGTGCTAAAATGCATTAACATTGGCTGCAATTTAATTTCAAGCTAGATTTTTGATTTAAGTTTCTAATCatgcagggttttttttttgcttgcttTTGTCCCCAGAAAATTAAAGGAGGAGGCTGCCACAGAAGTGTGTCCCCAGTCAGCCGAGACACTAGAGAATGGCATAACATCACACACACTTCTGGTAATTCTCTACTGTTTTCATATGCATTCACCCATCCAGACATATGAACTTGTTAGGCAAACTAAAACCATTTGTGTTACGTCTACTTCTTGGCCTTTTTCCAGATCTGGTCAAGGTTATGTTACAGTTAAAGATAATTATGCACAACATGCAAATTTAACCTTTCCTCTAGGTTTTTAAAGTTGTAACTCCTCCGAAGTCACCAGTTCCACTCacaatctgtctctctctccttctccttgtgTTTTGCGTTTATAGAGAATGGATTCTCCGCcagagtgtgtgttgtctctttcTTGTGAGCAGCCCCAGTCTCCCCCAACACTGCCATCCCTGGACCACAGCCCCCAGGCCTCTTTTCCTCACACCCAGTTCTCTCTACCCAACAGCCCTGTTGTCCTGCCAATTCACAGCCCTGAACCTTCCCCTCAGAGCCCAGACACCACGCCttatttccccctctctcccttcccccTCCACGGGGACAACAATCACCACGATGTTGATGAAGAAGATGATGCAGAAGGCCTGGATGGAGTTCCTCCGTCCCCAACCCCAGCAGTGGCTCTTTTCCCAGGAGGAGGGGGACAAGAAGCTGCATGCAGCCCTTGTTTGGACTCCTCTCCACCAGCCACACCATCAGCCCCAATCCTGGGGTTTGGAGCCCTGGAGCTGGCCCTCTCATCTGGGCAGAGTGGAAACTGCAACGACGAGCTAGACCTCCAGCTGTTCCAGAAAGATACTGTTACCAGGGCGATACCTGGAGTGGGAGGGGCTTCACCAGGGCCTGCGCTCAGGTTTCCCTGTCATGTATGCGGAAAGAGATTCCGATTTCAAAGCATTTTGTCTCTTCATGCCCGAGCTCACAGTCTGGACCGAGACCGCCGAGCTTCAGCTCTATACCGGACTGGACTCCCCTCAGCACCCCTGAAGCAGCACCTCAAAATTCAACAGAACCACAAAGACTTAATCCAGAATCACAGAAGTCACCCAAACCAGCGTATACTGCCAGGGACTCTCATTCAACATCTCACAGAAGAGGATGTTAATGGTGAGGTCAAAGGTCTAGAAAACGGCctacagacagaccagaacccAAACTTTTTACTGGATGACAGCACACCATTGACCCCTCCACTTACAGAGGACCCTGTTTCTGTGACCCCTCCCTATTCTTCTACAATTGGGGAGGGTGCATCTACTCCTATAGCACCTACGTTTCGCTGCCATGCCTGCAAAGGAAAATTCCGTACGGCTTCGGAGTTGGCGCGCCATGTCCGCATTCTTCACAACCCGTATAAATGCACTCTTTGTCCTTTCTCTGCCAGCCAAGAAGAGAGCCTGGCATCCCACTTGCAGGAGTGCCACCCTCCCCCTGAGGTACCTGCTCTGCCACCAGCCTTCAATTCAAGGGGCATCATTACAACTCCTGATACTCCTGTGCCCACCCCGACCCATACCCCAGCTCCAACCCCAAGTACAGCACAGGTGACAGCAGCAGCTACAGCGGCTGCATCCCCGGCACTGCCAGCATTTCGCTGCGATACTTGTGGGCAGCGGTTTACCCAGTCTTGGTTCCTCAAAGGACACATGCGAAAGCACAAGGACTCCTTGGACCATAAGTGCCAGGTTTGTGGCCGTGGCTTCAAAGAGCCTTGGTTCCTCAAAAACCACATGAAAGTACATCTCAACAAGCTTGGGCTGAAGGCAGGACTGGGGCCCCTTGGGGGACCAGGAGGTGCAGAGCAGCAAGCCAAAGGCTCTGCTAATAATCAGTCTCTCAATGCCCTATATTCGAGCCTCCTTCTCGCCCAGCAAAGAGGTGGTAGAGGTGGACAAGGAAgatcagagagagaaagtggaggAAGAATGGGCATGGGTTCAAGCAAGTCAGCCATTCTGGGCTACCTCGGGTTGCCCAATGATGGCAGTGGGGCCAGCTGCATGGAGAGACTTCAAGCAGTGGCTCAGGTGGCGGAGATGGGaaatggtggtggtggtggcggcATTGGCGGCTCAGGAGTAGGGGACccaggaagaggagggggagcAACCAGAGGAGGGGGCACAGGTGAGACTACCACATCAATTTCAGAAGGAGGAGACCAGGCAACTTGGTGGCAGCTGGTGGCTCGCAGCCTGGCAGTAgctcaacagcagcagcaacagcaacagcagcagcagcagcagcagcagaggtcCCACCAGCGAGGCCAGCAACAAGGCCAGCGAGGCACAGGTCGGAGCTCGGTGATCACAGAGGCCGAACAAGTCAGAGCCTACCTTGGAGGCCTGGATCCAAGAGAAGAGTCTGGTGGAGCAGGAGGGCCATGGGAATGCCCAGACTGTGGAAAGCTATTCCGCAGCCTGCAGCAGGTGGTGGTTCATGCTCGTGTTCACACTCAGAGGCCCCAGAAAGGAGGTGGTGGCGAAGAGGAGGGGAGTGGTAGTCGCAGAGGATCAGGGCTAGGAAGACGAGGTAGCGGTGAAGTGAGGCAGGAATCTCAGCTACACAGTAGTGGATCCCAACAAACCGGAGATGTGAGACAGGAATCAAAACTGCACAGTGGTGGATCACATCAAGCAGGAGGATCTGCGGGGTTTCACTCTATCATCTCAAGCCTCAAAGGTACAATCACATGCTCTTTTCTCTATTTCGTTTGTTTGCTCACATGTAATGGTGTTATTATCACAAGAGTATATTATTTTCATACTGTTTTTGTGTTGCAAATAGAAGCTCACTTGGGGCCATTCACACTGAGCTGTTATCTTTACATTTCTCTCCACTTGCAGGAGAAAATGGCTTGACAGCAGTCTCCTCCATACCTTCAGTTCCCACCAGGGAGCGAGTGCGTGGTAGAGGGATAAAAGACTGCCCCTACTGTGGTAAAGCCTTCCGCTCTTCACACCATCTCAAAGTGCACCTGAGAGTTCACACAGGTGAGAAACTGCTGTGAGTTTAACAAAccacatttacttttttaaccTTTAAAAATCCCTGGAAAGGTTTCATTGAGCATCCTCGCTTTAGCAGCGCtagctttttccttttttacacATTCACCCCAGAGAGCTGGCCAGTGCTAATCATAGCCCTCTACTGCAGGCAACCGAGCAGCCCCACTGGAGCAACTCctggttaagtgccttgcttgAGGGTATGTTAACAGTagtttttgaggaaaaaaatcaAGCCACTCCAGGGATTAAATTTGGTTAAATTTTAGTAAAAGGCTCACATCTCTCACTAGTCAGTAAACTCACCTTCAACAAAGCTACAGAAAACTTTTAAATAGTactcttttttttccaaaatgatcTAATAAATTGATTTGGCCAACTCTAAATTGTGCAAAATTAATATGGTTtggcatagtttttttttttagataaagtATATTGATTCCCACGTAAACACCATGACAAGGTGTAAATATGCTTACAGATTTCTCcatgatcatttattttcctttaatCTTTCTGAGATTCACATTCTGTAATCTTGTTGTGAATCTGTAATTGTTCTCCTTAATTTAGCTCAaatcattcaacataattctaACTAAAGAACAGGACACTCCAGCAGACTCTTTTCCcagacttaaaaaaataaacaaaaatgaaaaaaaaacttgtactGAATTTCTGGTGATAAGTCAGTAGGACTGTAATGAAAATTGGGAACTCTCACagcactcactcacactcttaATTAATGATCCATATTCATAAGACTTTATCAGCATGACTCATTgccattgcttttttttattatttgccttcttCACTTGATGCATTTGATCAAAATTAAGACCCATCTTCCATTTTTCTGAGATGCCACCATTCGCCAGCAACTGGTAACTGGAGCACATCCAAGTCTTTCCAGCAAGACAGTGCCTAAAATGCATTCAATGAAATCCATTTCATATTGCCATTATGAAAAATCGTCTATAGCTGAAAGGACCTATCACATCACAGCTGTATTAATCATGATAACGTACAGCTTTTTTTCTAATGCACTATTGCTTCTCTGTGCCATCAAGTGATTACCACATGGTCAGTAATTCAAGTGAAGGCATCAAATTATAATAATACTCTCTTGATATTACCGTCCTCTTGAGATTATTGCCCCTCGAGATTTCTATCCCATTCTTTTTTGCTTCAGCAACATCAAATTGTTCATACTTTTGCATGTACATCTGCATTCATCAATAGAGCTGTGTTCTTTGTGTGttcatttttttcctcttgtGAATaagatcatttacatttttcatatGTAATGCATTTCCTGCTGTTGATATGCCTCCAGCATGATGCCCCAATCTCTTTATCCCTCCCAGCAGTGTAACTTTGTAGTGTAATCAGTGATGGAATACTGCCATCTCCCTTCAAAATGAGTAACTACATCTCCCACTCACCACTGTTTGAAAGACCGTGCAAGTTATTTTGCAAGTTACTGCTCaccattttttaaagaaatgctctAGTGTTTCAGATTTCTTTGTCTGACTCAGGCAGACAGCCATTGTCTTCTATTCATTCACTATGGTAAACACATATTTAGGCTATATCAATTTGCAGGCTCTTGAAACGTGCCATGTGTAATCCATCACAGGCAAGGTTGATAAATATATAGCCAATTCTATATTGTTTTTTCTGCAAAGGTTATCTTATAAAATGGCTAGCC
It encodes the following:
- the znf219 gene encoding zinc finger protein 219 isoform X2 yields the protein MTCRVINLLAASPEEAATEVCPQSAETLENGITSHTLLRMDSPPECVLSLSCEQPQSPPTLPSLDHSPQASFPHTQFSLPNSPVVLPIHSPEPSPQSPDTTPYFPLSPFPLHGDNNHHDVDEEDDAEGLDGVPPSPTPAVALFPGGGGQEAACSPCLDSSPPATPSAPILGFGALELALSSGQSGNCNDELDLQLFQKDTVTRAIPGVGGASPGPALRFPCHVCGKRFRFQSILSLHARAHSLDRDRRASALYRTGLPSAPLKQHLKIQQNHKDLIQNHRSHPNQRILPGTLIQHLTEEDVNGEVKGLENGLQTDQNPNFLLDDSTPLTPPLTEDPVSVTPPYSSTIGEGASTPIAPTFRCHACKGKFRTASELARHVRILHNPYKCTLCPFSASQEESLASHLQECHPPPEVPALPPAFNSRGIITTPDTPVPTPTHTPAPTPSTAQVTAAATAAASPALPAFRCDTCGQRFTQSWFLKGHMRKHKDSLDHKCQVCGRGFKEPWFLKNHMKVHLNKLGLKAGLGPLGGPGGAEQQAKGSANNQSLNALYSSLLLAQQRGGRGGQGRSERESGGRMGMGSSKSAILGYLGLPNDGSGASCMERLQAVAQVAEMGNGGGGGGIGGSGVGDPGRGGGATRGGGTGETTTSISEGGDQATWWQLVARSLAVAQQQQQQQQQQQQQQQRSHQRGQQQGQRGTGRSSVITEAEQVRAYLGGLDPREESGGAGGPWECPDCGKLFRSLQQVVVHARVHTQRPQKGGGGEEEGSGSRRGSGLGRRGSGEVRQESQLHSSGSQQTGDVRQESKLHSGGSHQAGGSAGFHSIISSLKGENGLTAVSSIPSVPTRERVRGRGIKDCPYCGERPYKCPHCDYAGTQSGSLKYHLQRHHREQRNALSASSNSSSSGLTSTIHSLTSGTSGLAKQRRSQLNHCPVSRGPTDPTSQPGQQSWLLGVPDQREHRKALAALRDVDLETQYRYLSGVMGALYQGGMEGGWIRESPPPKAPKVSRRKPLTTSRMVQSSSDKEGPALSTQEGGFEPLDLSRRPSPGLGGVEEDGGMSVGEGGGVGGGDGGGDSSTGIKLSQCLFCPFRTSSAELMAMHLQVNHTSKSRRKRAPSTALDDDGAPKATKPRMDQSDLDSLTIWRHVTEAESQAPLGEWSSMQTKTLNGLSPATDDHLDDILDHPDVASVSKNVRDRLALKGTMEGDEEEQEDELEDILENSSLEDSEDQDLRMSLALSPALSSNHMVGEEERVLTD
- the znf219 gene encoding zinc finger protein 219 isoform X1 — translated: MTCRVINLLAASPEEAATEVCPQSAETLENGITSHTLLRMDSPPECVLSLSCEQPQSPPTLPSLDHSPQASFPHTQFSLPNSPVVLPIHSPEPSPQSPDTTPYFPLSPFPLHGDNNHHDVDEEDDAEGLDGVPPSPTPAVALFPGGGGQEAACSPCLDSSPPATPSAPILGFGALELALSSGQSGNCNDELDLQLFQKDTVTRAIPGVGGASPGPALRFPCHVCGKRFRFQSILSLHARAHSLDRDRRASALYRTGLPSAPLKQHLKIQQNHKDLIQNHRSHPNQRILPGTLIQHLTEEDVNGEVKGLENGLQTDQNPNFLLDDSTPLTPPLTEDPVSVTPPYSSTIGEGASTPIAPTFRCHACKGKFRTASELARHVRILHNPYKCTLCPFSASQEESLASHLQECHPPPEVPALPPAFNSRGIITTPDTPVPTPTHTPAPTPSTAQVTAAATAAASPALPAFRCDTCGQRFTQSWFLKGHMRKHKDSLDHKCQVCGRGFKEPWFLKNHMKVHLNKLGLKAGLGPLGGPGGAEQQAKGSANNQSLNALYSSLLLAQQRGGRGGQGRSERESGGRMGMGSSKSAILGYLGLPNDGSGASCMERLQAVAQVAEMGNGGGGGGIGGSGVGDPGRGGGATRGGGTGETTTSISEGGDQATWWQLVARSLAVAQQQQQQQQQQQQQQQRSHQRGQQQGQRGTGRSSVITEAEQVRAYLGGLDPREESGGAGGPWECPDCGKLFRSLQQVVVHARVHTQRPQKGGGGEEEGSGSRRGSGLGRRGSGEVRQESQLHSSGSQQTGDVRQESKLHSGGSHQAGGSAGFHSIISSLKGENGLTAVSSIPSVPTRERVRGRGIKDCPYCGKAFRSSHHLKVHLRVHTGERPYKCPHCDYAGTQSGSLKYHLQRHHREQRNALSASSNSSSSGLTSTIHSLTSGTSGLAKQRRSQLNHCPVSRGPTDPTSQPGQQSWLLGVPDQREHRKALAALRDVDLETQYRYLSGVMGALYQGGMEGGWIRESPPPKAPKVSRRKPLTTSRMVQSSSDKEGPALSTQEGGFEPLDLSRRPSPGLGGVEEDGGMSVGEGGGVGGGDGGGDSSTGIKLSQCLFCPFRTSSAELMAMHLQVNHTSKSRRKRAPSTALDDDGAPKATKPRMDQSDLDSLTIWRHVTEAESQAPLGEWSSMQTKTLNGLSPATDDHLDDILDHPDVASVSKNVRDRLALKGTMEGDEEEQEDELEDILENSSLEDSEDQDLRMSLALSPALSSNHMVGEEERVLTD